In one Rutidosis leptorrhynchoides isolate AG116_Rl617_1_P2 chromosome 8, CSIRO_AGI_Rlap_v1, whole genome shotgun sequence genomic region, the following are encoded:
- the LOC139864048 gene encoding uncharacterized protein: protein MCMNYDTVGISLFTQGCVNIDPTSTYDHLRSCPPRLGADRTRGVRGGNRVATPGGIRVGSWNIGTLTGKRIELVDTFLKSNVDIGCVQETRWKGEGTVDIKDYRLWYSGSRIARKGVGIFLGKLHKDNVVDVSRLSDRIMSVSLIIKEETFTVISAYAPHTGLSDAEKKSFWELLDEVVRGCPADHRLIIGGDLNGHIGVEAEGYEGAHGGFGFGPRNEEGRSILEFAIAHEMVVANSFFKKRDAQLATFHSGGRSTQIDFLLLRKGELRTCRDCKVLPALTCSFQHRLLVMDLVTRGRVGRRARVVQPRVLWKNLHGANAENFRATVADRLRVEGDYVDPTDVDQIWNRMASAIRDVAKETLGVAIGTSRAHKSSRESWWLNDDVQTKVALKQTRFRELITFGEGTPAERTRIEERYKEAKREAKKAVAIAKDKAYEDLYRKLNSKEGANDIYRIAKARERRSRDLVNVKFIKNEAGQTIVKEDLIRNRWEEYFASLFCRERPERNGELHEVREYQNNCFCTRINQEEVRSSLRKMGRNKAVGPDQIPIEAWRCLGDEGLRDDSIQVEKQQRFMNFKVKLRIQLVNFSIGMNHEVSDDMSSF from the exons ATGTGCATGAATTACGACACAG TGGGAATTTCCTTGTTTACACAAGGCTGT GTTAATATAGACCCTACTAGCACCTATGATCACCTGAGGTCATGTCCTCCTAGATTAGGGGCGGATAGGACTAGAGGGGTTAGAGGGGGTAATAGGGTTGCTACCCCGGGTGGGATTAGAGTGGGTAGTTGGAATATAGGAACCTTGACGGGCAAGAGGATTGAGCTCGTTGATACATTTCTTAAGAGTAATGTAGACATAGGGTGtgttcaagagactagatggaagggtgAAGGGACGGTAGATATTAAAGACTATAGGTTGTGGTACTCGGGTTCTAGGATAGCACGAAAAGGGGTAGGTATCTTTTTGGGCAAACTACATAAGGATAACGTTGTTGACGTGAGTAGGCttagcgataggattatgtcggttagtcTAATTATTAAGGAGGAGACTTTCACGGTCATAAGCGCATACGCACCTCACACGGGCTTAAGTGATGCGGAGAAGAAGAGTTTTTGGGAATTGTTAGATGAGGTAGTGAGGGGGTGCCCAGCGGACCATCGACTGATTATAGGGGGTGATCTGAATGGACACATAGGAGTGGAGGCAGAAGGTTACGAGGGAGCCCATGGGGGCTTTGGGTTTGGCCCTAGAAACGAAGAAGGGCGCTCAATCCTGGAGTTTGCCATTGCCCACGAGATGGTCGTAGCAAACTCTTTCTTCAAGAAGAGGGATGCTCAGTTAGCTACTTTTCATAGCGGGGGTCGTAGCACCCAGATTGACTTTTTGCTCCTCCGTAAAGGGGAACTTAGGACTTGTAGGGACTGTAAGGTCCTTCCAGCATTGACTTGCTCCTTCCAGCATCGATTGTTGGTCATGGACCTAGTCACTCGGGGAAGAGTTGGTAGGAGGGCCAGGGTTGTGCAACCTAGAGTCCTTTGGAAGAACCTGCATGGAGCGAATGCAGAGAATTTTAGAGCGACTGTTGCTGATAGATTGAGGGTAGAAGGGGATTACGTAGACCCTACTGATGTAGATCAGATTTGGAACCGCATGGCGTCCGCTATCAGAGATGTGGCAAAAGAGACCTTAGGGGTGGCAATAGGGACATCGAGAGCCCATAAGAGTAGTAGAGAATCGTGGTGGCTTAATGACGATGTCCAAACGAAAGTCGCGTTAAAACAGacgaggtttagggagctcattactTTTGGAGAAGGGACACCTGCAGAGAGAACTAGGATAGAAGAAagatataaagaagctaaaagagaagcaAAGAAGGCCGTAGCAATTGCTAAAGACAAAGCATATGAAGATTTATATAGGAAACTAAACTCTAAAGAGGGAGCTAATGACATATATAGGATAGCTAAAGCTAGGGAGCGAAGAAGCAGGGACTTGGTTAACGTCAAATTTATCAAGAATGAAGCGGGTCAAACTATAGTGAAAGAAGACCTTATTAGGAATAGATGGGAGGAGTATTTTGCATCCCTCTTCTGTAGGGAAAGACCCGAGCGGAACGGGGAACTCCATGAGGTTCGTGAGTATCAAAACAACTGTTTCTGTACGAGGATTAACCAGGAGGAAGTTAGATCGTCtctacgaaagatggggagaaacaaagcagtaggaccagACCAAATTCCGATTGAGGCATGGAGGTGCCTAGGAGATGAAGGG
- the LOC139861736 gene encoding 3-ketoacyl-CoA synthase 6-like: protein MGCSAGLISIDFAKHLLQVHTDSYAVVISTEILTPNAYLGKERSMLLPNVLFRLGGAAILLTNKSSARTHAKYFLSHVVRTHKGSDEKSYRCVQQEEDKEGHIGVALTLDLMAAAGDSLKTNIITIGPLVLPLSEKLLFVFNLLGRKFLKQLGLKPYIPDFKKAFDHFCIHAGGRAVIDVIQKNLRLSDEDVEASRMTLHRFGNTSSSSLWYEIGYIEAKGRMKKGNKVWQIGFGSGFKCNSAVWKCNKDIEPSKTSAWAECIHRYPVDEPEVVKL from the coding sequence ATGGGGTGTAGTGCTGGATTAATATCTATTGATTTTGCTAAACATCTACTTCAAGTCCACACAGATTCATACGCAGTTGTGATAAGTACCGAAATTCTTACCCCAAACGCTTATTTGGGGAAAGAAAGATCAATGCTCCTCCCAAACGTTCTGTTCAGATTGGGAGGAGCAGCGATCCTTTTGACGAATAAATCGTCAGCACGTACACATGCGAAATACTTTCTTTCGCACGTGGTTCGGACTCATAAAGGGTCCGACGAGAAATCATACCGTTGTGTACAACAAGAAGAAGACAAAGAAGGACATATTGGTGTAGCGCTAACGTTAGATCTTATGGCAGCCGCTGGGGACTCATTGAAGACCAACATTATCACAATCGGTCCATTAGTTCTTCCGTTATCAGAAAAACTATTGTTTGTTTTTAATCTTTTGGGAAGAAAGTTTTTGAAGCAGCTTGGTCTTAAACCATACATTCCTGACTTCAAAAAAGCGTTTGATCACTTCTGTATTCATGCGGGTGGACGTGCTGTTATCGATGTGATTCAGAAGAATTTAAGGTTGTCGGATGAGGACGTGGAAGCATCTAGGATGACGTTGCACCGATTTGGAAACACGTCATCATCTTCATTATGGTATGAAATAGGTTATATTGAAGCAAAAGGGAGAATGAAAAAAGGGAATAAAGTATGGCAAATAGGGTTTGGGAGTGGATTCAAATGTAATAGTGCAGTTTGGAAATGTAATAAGGATATTGAACCTTCAAAAACTAGTGCATGGGCTGAGTGCATTCACAGGTACCCGGTTGATGAACCTGAAGTTGTGAAGCTATAA